From Elaeis guineensis isolate ETL-2024a chromosome 16, EG11, whole genome shotgun sequence, a single genomic window includes:
- the LOC105058965 gene encoding uncharacterized protein: MASLFGVLHRPLSTAAVVAIAAVSTDLPDRFSPAKPSESNAASPPRASAGSEPPPVHHRISFSNLSGLSCISKTQASDSLFGFHSIPAASPPVLHTVYQYAKLAKPAKNDDSMPSSFPSSPSDVLYRWHLPDPRAYGASGDDGCSGAKSQTVVVLLGWLGAKQKHLKRYAEWYTSRGFHAVTFTFPMTDIMSYKVGGKAEQNLELLANHLADWVAEESGKNLVFHTFSNTGWLTYGAILEKFKKQDPSVMGKIKGCIVDSAPVAAPDPQVWASGFSAAFLKKQSVATKGMLGSNGSGSDMMVTADAGMKPKPAAMEVALLAVLEKFFEVVLNLPAINRRLSDVLDVLSSEQPKCPQLYIYSSADRVIPAKSVESFVERQRRAGHKVRACDFVSSPHVDHFRSHPGLYTSQLTNFLEDCVLACCKDSS; encoded by the exons ATGGCTTCCCTTTTCGGCGTCCTCCACCGGCCTCTCTCCACCGCCGCCGTCGTCGCCATCGCCGCCGTGTCGACCGACCTCCCCGACCGCTTCTCTCCCGCCAAACCATCAGAATCCAATGCGGCGTCGCCGCCTCGCGCGTCAGCAGGATCAGAACCGCCTCCGGTGCACCACCGGATTTCCTTCTCGAATCTCTCAGGCCTTTCTTGTATCTCCAAGACTCAAGCTTCGGATTCTCTGTTTGGATTCCATTCGATTCCAGCTGCTTCACCTCCCGTGCTTCATACCGTGTATCAATATGCGAAGTTAGCTAAACCTGCGAAGAATGATGATTCCATGCCGTCGTCGTTTCCTTCGTCGCCGTCGGACGTTTTGTACCGATGGCATCTCCCGGACCCGAGAGCTTACGGGGCGTCAGGAGATGATGGGTGCTCGGGTGCTAAGTCTCAGACGGTCGTGGTTTTGCTCGGGTGGCTGGGAGCGAAGCAGAAGCATCTCAAGAGATATGCGGAATGGTACACTTCGAGGGGGTTTCATGCCGTGACGTTTACCTTCCCCATGACGGATATCATGAGCTACAAGGTTGGGGGGAAAGCCGAGCAGAACCTTGAGTTGCTTGCCAACCATCTCGCCGACTGGGTCGCGGAGGAGAGTGGGAAGAACTTGGTGTTCCATACTTTCAGCAACACTGGCTGGCTAAC CTATGGTGCTATACTTGAGAAGTTTAAGAAGCAGGACCCTTCTGTGATGGGGAAGATCAAAGGTTGCATTGTGGACTCGGCCCCTGTTGCTGCCCCTGACCCACAG GTTTGGGCTTCAGGTTTCTCTGCTGCATTTTTGAAGAAGCAGAGTGTAGCAACAAAAGGAATGCTGGGTTCAAATGGATCTGGGAGTGACATGATGGTCACTGCTGATGCTGGTATGAAACCTAAGCCAGCTGCCATGGAGGTTGCTTTGCTGGCAGTCTTGGAGAAGTTTTTTGAGGTTGTCCTGAACCTTCCTGCTATCAACAG GAGGCTTTCAGATGTTTTGGATGTACTATCATCAGAGCAACCAAAGTGTCCTCAGCTGTATATATACAGCTCTGCTGACAGAGTTATTCCAGCAAAATCGGTGGAATCATTTGTGGAGAGGCAACGGAGAGCCGGGCACAAGGTCAGGGCATGTGATTTTGTGTCCTCACCTCATGTTGACCATTTCCGAAGCCATCCAGGTCTCTACACTTCTCAGCTCACAAACTTTTTGGAGGATTGTGTGCTTGCCTGTTGCAAAGATTCTTCATGA
- the LOC105058964 gene encoding F-box protein At5g39250 produces the protein MTKDWLHGEVLKAVFPLLDGRDLASCMLVCRQWRDIARDDYFWKCICAKRWPSICKRPLPALSYYKLFLTFSRPQRPQPLLPPRLSFNDLEFYIDIWSEQELIFSEAILGSVLRTGIKNPPPGISDILKAHLDGPGHKMVLQVEPRFSITLGSRISVSVLVGRKDTNQMACIVRDSDFDYIDGSAFRALAYAYLNFSPGHPFISGIRAWVSLLFMANGDENGNDVFGIEIDFCDAATKEREVLWLLDMLDWK, from the coding sequence ATGACCAAAGATTGGTTGCATGGTGAAGTTTTAAAGGCCGTCTTCCCTCTACTTGATGGTAGAGACCTGGCCTCTTGCATGCTGGTATGTCGTCAGTGGAGAGACATTGCTAGGGATGACTACTTTTGGAAGTGCATTTGTGCCAAGAGATGGCCTTCAATCTGCAAAAGACCTCTTCCTGCCCTGAGCTACTACAAGCTTTTCCTAACTTTCTCCAGACCCCAGCGGCCCCAGCCTCTTCTGCCGCCAAGGTTATCCTTCAACGATTTAGAATTCTACATCGATATTTGGTCTGAACAGGAGCTAATCTTCTCTGAAGCCATCTTAGGCTCTGTGCTCCGGACGGGGATAAAGAACCCACCTCCTGGCATATCTGATATCCTCAAGGCACATCTGGACGGCCCTGGTCACAAGATGGTATTGCAAGTGGAGCCAAGGTTCAGTATTACATTGGGAAGTAGGATCAGTGTGTCAGTTCTTGTAGGTCGCAAGGACACCAATCAGATGGCATGCATTGTAAGAGATTCTGACTTCGATTACATTGATGGCAGCGCCTTCAGGGCACTTGCCTATGCCTATCTCAATTTTTCACCAGGACATCCATTCATATCTGGAATTAGAGCTTGGGTATCCTTGCTATTTATGGCGAATGGCGATGAAAATGGCAACGATGTGTTTGGCATTGAGATAGACTTTTGTGACGCTGCTACCAAAGAGCGCGAGGTATTGTGGCTCCTAGACATGCTTGATTGGAAATAA
- the LOC105059213 gene encoding pentatricopeptide repeat-containing protein At5g66520 has product MAGVGFLARKMELLHHPNLSHSLTAFLSMSELKRTHAHIITSGLFSDPFTFARLLAAAAIAPSGDLRYAKLLFDSVAHPNLFMYNTMIRAFSQSTEPNDSVHYYLRMLRSRISPDRLTFPFLIKSCAALGLADLGRGVHCYVMKLGLDSDVFIVNNAITMYSGCGDMNSAHQLFDDNSSIADVVSWTALITGYSNCGELDRARWFFDRMPSRNLISWNAMIAGYARSGRANESWHLFNQMPERNVESWSSMISGLAQSGLCKDALAVFDEMVQREVTPNEPTLVSVVSACAQLRDLEHGQWVHDYVKQHEVELSVILGTALVDMYGKCGSIGEAFQVFKKMPAKNVYSWNSMITGLAMNGYGRQALTLLWKMKLMGIEPNAITFIGLLNACSHSGLVDEGQRFFDMMTRVYGIRPLQEHYGCVVDLLGRAGLLTEALDFVDRMPVEPHPGLWGALAGACRIHGDVELGEEVGKRLIELEPHHGGRYVLLANIYAAAKRWNDMAMVRKLLKERRAIKVPGNSIVEALSAASM; this is encoded by the coding sequence ATGGCCGGCGTCGGCTTCCTGGCGAGAAAGATGGAGCTCCTCCACCACCCCAACCTTTCCCACTCCCTCACCGCCTTCCTCTCCATGTCAGAGCTCAAGCGCACCCACGCCCACATCATCACCTCCGGCCTCTTCTCCGACCCCTTCACCTTCGCGCGCCTCCTCGCCGCCGCCGCCATCGCGCCCTCCGGCGACCTCCGCTACGCCAAGCTCCTTTTCGACTCCGTCGCCCACCCCAACCTCTTCATGTACAACACCATGATCCGCGCCTTCTCGCAGAGCACAGAACCCAACGATTCCGTCCACTACTACCTCCGAATGCTCCGTTCCAGAATATCGCCGGATAGACTCACCTTCCCTTTCCTTATCAAATCTTGTGCCGCCCTCGGCCTCGCGGATCTCGGTCGAGGCGTCCACTGCTACGTTATGAAGCTCGGGTTGGACTCCGACGTGTTTATTGTCAACAATGCGATCACCATGTACTCGGGTTGCGGCGACATGAACTCTGCTCACCAGTTGTTTGATGACAATTCTAGCATAGCTGATGTCGTCTCGTGGACCGCATTGATCACTGGGTACTCGAATTGCGGGGAGTTGGATCGTGCGCGGTGGTTCTTTGATCGGATGCCGAGTAGGAATTTGATCTCTTGGAATGCAATGATCGCAGGCTATGCGCGGAGTGGCAGAGCTAACGAATCATGGCATCTGTTCAATCAAATGCCTGAAAGAAACGTGGAGTCATGGAGCTCGATGATTTCAGGGTTGGCACAAAGTGGGCTTTGCAAAGATGCGTTGGCCGTGTTCGACGAGATGGTTCAAAGAGAGGTGACGCCGAATGAGCCAACTTTGGTTAGTGTGGTGTCAGCCTGCGCACAGCTGCGAGACTTGGAGCATGGCCAGTGGGTGCATGATTATGTCAAGCAGCACGAGGTTGAGCTGAGTGTGATCCTGGGAACGGCTCTGGTGGACATGTACGGCAAGTGTGGGAGCATAGGTGAGGCATTTCAGGTCTTTAAGAAGATGCCTGCAAAGAATGTGTATTCATGGAACTCGATGATCACCGGCTTAGCCATGAATGGATACGGGCGGCAAGCATTGACACTCCTATGGAAGATGAAGTTGATGGGCATCGAGCCGAATGCCATAACCTTCATTGGATTGCTGAATGCTTGTAGCCACTCTGGACTGGTCGATGAGGGCCAAAGGTTTTTCGATATGATGACGAGAGTATATGGAATTAGGCCGCTGCAGGAGCACTATGGTTGCGTGGTTGATTTGCTAGGCCGTGCAGGGCTGCTGACGGAAGCATTGGATTTTGTGGACAGAATGCCAGTGGAGCCCCATCCAGGGCTGTGGGGAGCGCTTGCTGGTGCTTGTAGGATCCATGGTGATGTAGAGCTTGGAGAGGAAGTAGGGAAGCGTTTAATTGAGTTGGAGCCGCATCACGGCGGAAGGTATGTTCTGTTGGCCAATATATACGCAGCTGCAAAGAGGTGGAATGACATGGCCATGGTAAGGAAATTGTTGAAGGAGAGGAGGGCGATAAAAGTCCCAGGGAACAGTATAGTGGAAGCACTCTCTGCAGCATCTATGTGA